The genomic window TCCCTGGGATCCCTAACGCACAAGTTGAGTCGGCCCCAACCTGGCGGCGCGAACGGAGGAGAAGGGAGATTGGAAAGATGTTACCTCAAAGGGAGAAGGTTAGGTTGGGGTCCGACCTCGAACGCTGGGTTAGGACCGGCGCGCCAATCAAGCCGCACTGGGGCGGCGCCTTTGGATCGGGCCGGACGTTTGAGTTTCATTAAGAAAGATACGCTGCTCTCCTACCGTCAGTCGCTTGGACAAATGGGTGATGATGAAGGTTCAGTGGCGCTATATGGCGTAGTTAATTCTTGAACTCAGCGTTAGCACACAATTGTTTGTTTGAATTGATATCGATCTATAAGCTGGTGCAGAATCGTGGTCAACATCATTGTCGGAAAATGTAGAAAGGAACCCAAACAAGAACAAAAAGTACCATGAACCCAATGACCCTGATTGTTCTAAGCCACAACGGGTCGGTGGCTTTATCGTGTTTGAAGAAGATGAGGAGCCCGGCGTAGACCACGATCATTAGGACAGCAACCGGAATCAACCCCCTTCCAAGGGAGTACAGCACCTCCTTTAGTGAGGCCTTTGGCCCGTTTCTCCATTCCTTTATGGCTGAGTAAAGAACTAATCCGCCCCATGCCAGGATTAAACAGTTGAGGAGATATCGAAGAATTTTAAGATGCCGCTGCATGGGATGCCTAACGCCGAAGTTGAGTCGGCCCCAACCTGGCGGCGCGAACGGAGGAGAAGGAGGATTGGATAGATGCTACCTCAAAGGGAGAAGGTCAGGTTGGGGTCCGACCTCGAACGCTGGGTTAGGACCGGCGCGTAAATATTTCCTCGTTGGGACGGCGCGGTGGTGTGAGCGATGTTGAGGTAAGGGGTCGAGTGCAAGGTTATGCAGGCGAGGGATCAACGGTGTGACTCGGTGCAACGGCGCGGTGTAGATTGTGGACCGCTAATATAGAAATGGGTAGGCAGATGGCAGTGGAGACTGCGAGGGCAACCATGAAATCCTGAGCGGAAAGGGCGGTTAAAGAATTCGGGAGAGACTCATAGGAAGGGGGATAAAAACCTTCGGCCTGAATTATTGGTTTGGAGAAATGGTTGAATAGGTATCGCTCGATAAAAACTAGGGTTAGATAAACCGTTGTGGCCATGGTCGTAGCCCAGCCAGTTCCGAAAAGTATCGAAGGAAGAACCCATGCCCTTGTGAACCAATCATCCTTTTTGCTGAGCGCGATGAACGCTGCGAGTAGGCAAGGAACTTCAATGGCCAGGGCCAGGAACATTAACCGAAAGATATCAACCGGCTTTGTTAAAGCCTCTAAGCAATCACCAGAAGCTGAGATGAGGGTGAGTGTGATGTAGAGCGTGCCGAAAAGATAGATTGGCAAGGAGAAGGTGAAAATGGTCCTTCTCCTTAATCTCTGGTCGTACCAGGCTTTGGAGAAAATCGGAGAAGTAGAATCTTGGATTTGGGGGTCGAGCATCGGGAGACCTAGCGCAATATCTATGCTGGTGTGGGTGATTCCTAACGTGAATTGGGCCAACCCAGAAAAGGCGGCCCGGGTTGGGCTAACCATGATGGGAGTTGAGTAGGCGCTGATATGCCTTGGATTCTACTCCGGGGTGGCGGCTTTGGCGTACCAATCACGGCCGGATCGGGATTATCTCCGGGCGGTCTTCCGGGGGGGTATGGGGCGCCCCGGGGAAGGTCGAAACGGGCGCGCCGGGGATGCGGGTAATGAAATCAAAGTTGCTATATATCTAATTCAATATAAAGACTTAAATATTCTGTTTCGGGGGTTCATCCCATAGAATCCCGGGATGGATAATTCCCAGGCCCCAGGCAAGCCACCCAAACTGCTGGACCGGATGCGGGCGGAGATCCGGGTGCGGCGCTACAGCGTGCGGACGGAGGAAACCTACGTCGCATGGGCGCGGAGGTTCATCCTCTTTCATGGGAAGCGGCACCCGGCGGAGATGGGGGCGGTGGAGGTGGAGGCGTTCCTTTCCTACCTCGCGAGCGGAAGGGGGGTGGCGGCGGCCACGCAGAACCAGGCGAAGGCCTCCCTGCTGTTCCTCTACAAGCATGTTCTGGGCGTGGACCTGCCCTGGCTTGCGGGGGTGGTGCAGGCGAAGGTGCCGCGGCGGCTTCCCGTCGTGCTGACGCCGGGGGAGGTCAGGGTGCTCCTGGGGAACCTGGACGGGATCGCGGGGCTGGTGGGGCGCCTCCTGTACGGGACCGGGATGCGGCTGATGGAGGGGCTCCGGTTGCGGGTGAAGGATCTGGAGTTCGAGCGTGGGGAGATCGTCGTGCGGGAGGGGAAGGGGGGCAAGGATCGCGTAACCATGCTGCCGGAATCCCTCAAGGGAGCCCTCCGGCGGCAGCTGATGGTCGCGGAGGGGCTCCATGCCCTGGACCTGGAGGAGGGGATCGCTGGGGTCTGGCTTCCGGATGCGCTGGCGGAGAAATGCCCCATGGCGGGGAACTCCTGGGGGTGGCAGTGGGTGTTCCCTTCGCCGGTGCGCTCCCGGGATCCGCGGGGGGAGGCCCTCCGGCGGCACCACATCCACCCCGAGAGCGTCCAGAAGGCCTTCCGCATCGCGGGGCAGCGGGCGGGGATCGCCAAGCCGGTGACGCCCCATACGCTGCGGCATTCCTTCGCCACCCACCTGCTCCACGCGGGGCAGGACATCCGCACCATCCAGGAGCTCCTGGGGCACAAGGACGTGGAGACGACGATGATCTACACCCACGTCCTGAACCGCGGGGGGCGGGGCGTGACGAGTCCGCTGGACGGAATCTAGAAGAGGCTGACGCCGTCCATCTCCGCGGGCTGCTCCATGCCCAGGAGCTTGAGCAGGGTGGGGGCCACGTCGGACAGGGCGCCGCCGGCGCGGAGCTGCCTGGCCTCGAAGCCCTTCGCCACGAGGACGGCGGGAACGGGGTTGGTGGTGTGGGCGGTGTGGGGATTGCCCTTCTCGTCGCGCATGCACTCGCAGTTGCCGTGGTCGGCGGTGATGAGGAGGGCGCCGTCCTGGGCGAGGGTGGCGGCCGCGATCTGGCGGATGGCGTCGTCCACCACGGCGCAGGCGGCGCTGGTGGCGTTGAGGTCGCCGGTGTGGCCCACCATGTCGGGGTTGGCCAGGTTGCACACCAGGAGGCGGTGCTGGCCGGCCCCGATGGCCTGCACGAGGCCGCGCACCACCTCGTGGGCGCTCATCTCGGGCTGCAGCTCGTAGGTGGCCACCTTCGGGGAGGGGACCAGGACCCGCTCCTCGCCGGGGAAGGGCTCCTCGCGGCCGCCGTTGAAGAAGTAGGTCACGTGGGCGTACTTCTCGGTCTCGGCGGTGCGCAGCTGCTTCCAGCCGCGCTCGGAGACCAGTTCCCCGAGGATGCGGGTGAGGTTCTGGGGGGGGTAGGCGACGGCGACATGGGGCTCGAGGTCGGTCTCGTAGGCGGTGAAGGTGACGAGGCTGATCTTCGGCCAGGTGGGGCGGGGGAAGCCGTCGAAGGCGGGGTCCACGAGGGCGTGGCTGAGCTCCCGGGCGCGGTCGGCGCGGAAGTTGAAGAAGATGGCGCCGTCGCCGTCCTGCAGGGGGTGGAAGCCGGCCAGGCGCGTGGGGCTGACGAACTCGTCGG from Geothrix sp. 21YS21S-2 includes these protein-coding regions:
- the gpmI gene encoding 2,3-bisphosphoglycerate-independent phosphoglycerate mutase, with the translated sequence MIQGPVTLLILDGFGDGPRNAFDATFVAGMAHMSDLRRRFASTQLNAGGEAVGLPEGQFGNSEVGHMNLGAGRVVWQELTRIDAAIRKGTFRENPAMGNLLKALKASGRRLHLLGLVSDGGVHSHQNHLVALAQWAQAEGVPTVIHAFLDGRDTEQKSADGYLQWLAFQLRNCPLVQLGSIMGRYVVMDRDRRWERVVRAWRLLAEGVGEFTCGDAQEAIRAAYDRGETDEFVSPTRLAGFHPLQDGDGAIFFNFRADRARELSHALVDPAFDGFPRPTWPKISLVTFTAYETDLEPHVAVAYPPQNLTRILGELVSERGWKQLRTAETEKYAHVTYFFNGGREEPFPGEERVLVPSPKVATYELQPEMSAHEVVRGLVQAIGAGQHRLLVCNLANPDMVGHTGDLNATSAACAVVDDAIRQIAAATLAQDGALLITADHGNCECMRDEKGNPHTAHTTNPVPAVLVAKGFEARQLRAGGALSDVAPTLLKLLGMEQPAEMDGVSLF
- a CDS encoding integron integrase; translated protein: MDNSQAPGKPPKLLDRMRAEIRVRRYSVRTEETYVAWARRFILFHGKRHPAEMGAVEVEAFLSYLASGRGVAAATQNQAKASLLFLYKHVLGVDLPWLAGVVQAKVPRRLPVVLTPGEVRVLLGNLDGIAGLVGRLLYGTGMRLMEGLRLRVKDLEFERGEIVVREGKGGKDRVTMLPESLKGALRRQLMVAEGLHALDLEEGIAGVWLPDALAEKCPMAGNSWGWQWVFPSPVRSRDPRGEALRRHHIHPESVQKAFRIAGQRAGIAKPVTPHTLRHSFATHLLHAGQDIRTIQELLGHKDVETTMIYTHVLNRGGRGVTSPLDGI